In a genomic window of Feifania hominis:
- a CDS encoding epoxyqueuosine reductase QueH: MPVQNAQREMERIIAELGGRRARLLLHGCCAPCSSYVLETLSRAFDIVLYYYNPNISPQEEYSRRLDEVRRLVGQMPLEGSVTVESGAYEPARFAELARGREDEPEGGSRCRACYELRLREAAAAAARLGCEFFTTTLSISPHKNAAWLNELGEQIERETGVRYLPADFKKRGGTKRSIELSRQYDLYRQDYCGCIYSKREAARRRERTGRGQETDAVIQ, translated from the coding sequence ATGCCCGTACAGAACGCACAGCGGGAAATGGAGCGCATCATCGCCGAGCTGGGCGGCCGTCGGGCTCGGCTGCTCTTGCACGGGTGCTGCGCGCCCTGTTCAAGCTATGTTCTCGAAACGCTCAGCCGGGCCTTTGATATCGTGCTCTACTACTACAACCCCAACATATCGCCGCAGGAGGAATACAGCCGACGCCTTGACGAGGTGCGCCGCCTGGTCGGGCAGATGCCGCTTGAGGGCTCTGTCACGGTAGAGAGCGGAGCCTACGAGCCCGCCCGCTTTGCAGAGCTCGCCCGGGGACGGGAGGATGAGCCGGAGGGGGGAAGCCGCTGCCGCGCCTGCTACGAGCTGCGGCTGCGCGAGGCGGCGGCTGCCGCGGCGCGCCTTGGGTGTGAGTTCTTCACGACCACGCTCTCCATCAGCCCTCACAAAAACGCGGCCTGGCTCAATGAACTCGGCGAGCAGATTGAGCGGGAGACGGGGGTTCGCTATCTGCCGGCTGACTTTAAAAAGCGCGGGGGCACGAAAAGATCCATCGAGCTGTCAAGGCAATACGATCTCTACCGGCAGGACTACTGCGGCTGCATCTACTCAAAGAGGGAGGCGGCCCGTCGGCGCGAGCGCACCGGGCGTGGACAGGAGACGGACGCTGTGATACAATAG
- a CDS encoding phosphatase, with protein sequence MICGIIDVGSNTIRLSIYRCENGTFKLLLGKKVMAGLAGYVQEGVLTRRGIRKAVAVLQSYRELLDNFDIRTVRVFATASLRNVANSAETLEEIERETGFSVDLISGTEEAALDFVGAAHTLDITDGVMVDIGGGSTEIVIYENARQIKALSMPIGSLNLYTSHVEGLLPTEKERRAMRRTVEKALRDLGDFRDERYDLIIGVGGTIRAAGRLMIDREVLPDNTRQFSVSQVRSLLKSMSNDKPTLRRILQVTPERVHTIIPGMTILSTICRQFDSQSLFVSKFGVREGYLYKTILENGEPVEDEKSPAS encoded by the coding sequence ATGATCTGTGGGATCATCGACGTGGGGTCCAATACCATTCGGCTCTCCATCTACCGCTGTGAAAACGGCACATTTAAACTGCTGCTCGGCAAAAAGGTCATGGCGGGCCTTGCCGGCTATGTGCAGGAGGGCGTGCTGACCCGGCGCGGCATCCGCAAGGCGGTCGCGGTGCTTCAGAGCTATCGCGAGCTGCTGGACAATTTTGACATCCGCACCGTGCGGGTCTTCGCGACCGCCTCTCTTCGCAACGTCGCAAACTCCGCCGAGACGCTCGAGGAAATTGAGCGCGAGACGGGTTTTTCCGTTGATCTGATCTCGGGCACGGAGGAGGCGGCGCTCGACTTTGTCGGCGCGGCGCATACTCTCGATATCACCGACGGTGTCATGGTTGACATCGGCGGCGGCTCCACCGAGATTGTCATCTACGAAAACGCCCGCCAGATCAAGGCGCTGAGCATGCCCATCGGCTCTTTGAATCTCTACACCTCCCATGTTGAGGGGCTTCTTCCCACCGAGAAAGAGCGCCGCGCCATGCGCCGCACGGTGGAGAAAGCCCTGCGCGATCTCGGCGATTTTCGCGACGAGCGCTACGATCTGATCATCGGCGTGGGCGGCACCATCCGGGCCGCGGGGCGGCTGATGATCGACCGCGAGGTCCTGCCCGACAACACGCGCCAGTTTTCGGTCTCACAGGTGCGCTCGCTTCTCAAGTCCATGTCAAACGACAAGCCGACGCTGCGGCGCATTTTACAGGTCACGCCCGAGCGGGTTCACACCATCATCCCGGGAATGACCATTCTCTCCACGATCTGCAGGCAGTTTGACAGCCAGTCCCTCTTCGTGAGCAAATTTGGCGTGCGGGAGGGATACCTGTATAAAACCATCCTCGAAAACGGCGAGCCCGTCGAGGATGAGAAATCGCCGGCATCATGA